ATGCAGTTATGTTGATTGTTTGTACCAATGCCTTACTGAACTAGAAAATGTTTACGAAATGAATCCCAATTTTAGACTTTTTGATCCTTTTATTAGCTAATAAATGAAAGGGACAGATCACTCTATTTTAATTAGTTTGAAGAATTGTGGCAGTTCTACTGCAAGAAGCGGATCAATTTTTGCAACATAGGGAATATTATCAAACGCGGTTCGTGGATAAATTCTGTCATTGACCCAATGACCTGACCAATTGGACGTGGTTTTAATGCAATCCCTCGCAAAATTCTTTAAATGATATTTTTCTTCTATACTAAAGCAACCTGATAAAAAAATATCAACATAAGATTGCACAATAGGATAATCACTGGAAGGAGCAGCAAGTTGTTTCCCACTCGTTGTATAAATCCAAAACTGCCCTTCAGGTAGATTAATAGAGCTCAGGGCTTGAATGTCATCTCGTGGAACTTTAATTCGGCAATAAGTGTTTTCACGTTTGTCGTAATTCTTAATTTGAGATGGATCGTTTAACTTAAAATAAACAGCATTGATTATACTATTTTTTTTAGGCACTACACCAAGATAAATGGTACTAAATCCAATCGGTGTACCTCGCTCAATCCACCCTCTTTGAAAACCTGATACATAAATAGGGAAGTTTTCCCCTACCATTGAGCTGTCTTCTTTTTTGGATTCTTCTTGCATTAACGATCCATAACCAATGATAAATTGTGGCAGGTTTGGATTAATATTAGGCCTGCAATGCTTGGGCAGTGTAGTAAACTCCTTGGTTAGATTTTTATCATCTGTTAAATTTTTAGAATAACAAAAGTAACTCAGTTGAATTAAAAAATAAAATGAAAAAATCTTACTATAGTATTTTGACGTTTCATTTTTATGATCCTATTAAAAAATGCACCCGTTGCCAGAATATCCTATAGCCTTTCATCCATCACGTTTCTATCATAAACAACACTCTCGCGACTTATTTAAGAAATCAGGATAGATGCGCTGTAGAAAAGAAAAGCTGCTAAGTTACTCTTTGTCAATTTTTCACACATTCCTTATGGGGAAAAGGTGATAATATAAATAGCTATCTCAAAGATGCCGTATTTGTTCTCTCATGGCTAATACTATTCCCGTAAAAATGATACAACCTCCGATAATCTGAGCAACCCCAGGAATTTCTCCAAGAATTAAATAAGAGAAAACAATGGAGGAAAGGGGTGTCAAGGAGGATGCTATCACGTCATCTGCGACTTTAATATGTTGCAGCCCCAGATAGTTAAAAAACATCCCCATACCTACAATGATAGGCCCATACAATATCATCCACTTCCAAAGAAATGGTGATAAAAGATCCGAAAAATGCCCCCAACCAAACAGTGTTAAAGCAATAAAAAAGAAAAAAACAGCCCCTAATCCCATACGAAAGGTATTAAAAATACCACCGGGTAATATTGTAACAGCATGAAAACTTATCAAGGTGGAAATTGTACTTGAGACAACACCTAAAAATACGCAAATTTCCCCGGAGTTTGGTGTGGCTGCAAGAAAATCATAAAGAGGTCCAGTCGATGTGATGTGGGTGATAGGTTTCTCGTTTGTAGCTGTCCATTGCTGAATAAGAACAATCACAAAACTACCTGAGATAGTGATTAATGAAGCTAAAATTAGCCGCATATTAGGTTTTTCAGAAAAAATAAGCCATGCGGCAAATAAAGTTATTGGAGCATTAAGAGTTGAGAGCAGAATTACATTAATAATATTTGCGTACATAATACCGAAAAAAAATAGTGTGGGCGTTAAAAAACCTATAAAAAAAGCGCTGGTAAATAGCCATGCCCAATCTTTGCTGGTTAATGTCTTGAAATTGAATGTTCTAAAATTCTTATACTGGGTTAATAATAGTGTTAGAGCTCCCATTAGACTCCCTATAAAGAGAAGATTACAAAATGAGATGGGATTACGTCCATGGATAGTGAAATTATTACCAAGTTGAATCAGTTTGGCAATGACAGGCTCATCCGCACTTAATATAATATAGCTGATTATTATAAAAACTATTCCTTTACGTCTGGCCGTGTTCTTCATTATTCCCTGTACTTAAAAATTTCCTTAGCGTCATTGTAAAATATTTGCATTTCATGGTCACGAACCTCAGGGGCGTGGCTTAATTCATTCTCTGCCAATATCATTTCCCTGAGACAATTCGTTTATAACCTGCTTTTCTACATCTCTCTTAAAATTTGGAAAGTGAACAAACCAGAGTTTGATGTGAATAACAACAACCAGCGTTAAGGGTCAGATCTTGCCTATCAAAGTAGTTTTGGGTCATTTCAGAGAAAGCTAAAAGCAAGATCTGCCCCATGGTCTCTTGAGAGAGGCAGACAAGCATTAAGTGTTAAGGGTCGGTCCTGACCTATCCGGTCAAAAATTTAAAAAATGAAGTAAATAAATCTGGGTAATATTTCATAGTTATTCTTTATTGCATTTGATTTTGGTTTATTAACTTTCAATAGGGTACTGTACATTGTAGACTAACTCTGGTCCTACTATGATTAATGATTGAACACATGACAATAACTACAACTACTATAACTTCTCCTCAAGAAACGAGGTACATTGATCTATCTTCTCGTTATTTTTACTACGCTTCTCGTATTCTTGCTTTCATAACATGGCTTAGTTGCGGCTTATTCGGAATTTACATACTTTTATTTTACGCAAACTCTCTAATATCCGGCTCTGCCTCTCGTTGGAACACTGTACTACCCAATCTTTATATCAAATCGCACACCGCTTCAACTTTAGGCATTGCCATTCACTTTACAGCAGGCGGTATTATTCTTGCGATGGGATTTTTACAGTTACTCAGCATCACTCGTCATCATGCACCCGGGTTACACCGCTGGTTAGGACGTATCTATGTCTTTGCTGCAACTCTTGCAGGAATAGGCGGATTGACTTTCATCGCCTCAACCGGAACTATCGGTGGCCTCGTGATGGATATCGGCTTTGGTCTTTATGGTTTATTAATGATTTTGTGTGCTTTGCAGACATACCGCTATGCTAGACAATTAAAATTCGACAACCATCATGCTTGGGCCATTCGTCTGTTTGCACTTGCGATCGGCTCCTGGCTCTACAGAATGGAATATGGTTTCTGGTTTCTCATGACAAATAAGCTATGGCATACCCAAACATTTCATGGTCCTTTTGATTTTGTAATGGCGTTCTTCTTCTATCTGCCCAATTTGTTGGTCGCTGAAGCCTATTTGCGAGGCCGCTCGGCACAGGTTGGTCAGTTTTCCAAACTCATTGCTGGAACCGTGATGAACTTGGCTAGCGGTTTATTAGCGGTAGCTACCTATTTTTTCGCTACACAATATTGGTTACCAGCAATTTGGGGGCATAGCATTAGATAGCAATGCTTAGCCTGGTTGATTCAAAAACCTCATCATTTATGGCGAGGGGGATGCGAAAACTGTTCTGCTCTCTAAAGTAGGGCTGCCATTGGGCTTATGAGTACACTCTTCATTCAACCTCACATCAAAAAATCTTAGCCCTGCTTGCCTGATATTTGAATCATCAGGTTTGGATGATTTTTCTGATGTTGATAATAGAGTATTATTTTGCAGCACATCTGAAGTTTGGCTGCGACTCATTTTCTCTATCAATGGCTTGTCCATCTCTGAAGGGCATGGAATCGATTTTTTTCTATCAAAAACAGTAGGCCAGGTAAAAGCTATCGATACAAATACTAAAATGACCGGAGACAATATTGCCATGGTAATGGTTAATGCAAATTTTGCCCCTATTGTTTCTCCCAGCGTTTCACCAATATGAATCCCGCTTCGGATTCCACCGGCAACAGAATAAGCGAGAGAATCACCTATTAAAGCAAATAATTTGAGCATGTTAATAACTCCATGCTGTATCTTTTGTGCTCTTGTTAGGTTTTCTTCAGGTGGTTGATATATTGATTCAAATTTTTCTTTTAGATCGACATACGTTTTCGGGTTAAAGACTTTATATACTTGTGAAAAAGTATTGACAACCATCGTTGTTGAAGTACATATCATGGCAATAAAATGTGCTAAAAGAGTATCAGGAGTCGCACCTAAAGCATTGAAAAGTTTATTAACCCCTGAGACTGTTGTAAACCAAGTTAACGTCGCATAAACAGCCAAAAAAACCGTACTTACCATTCCTAATAAAGCACATCGCAAAAGACCATAGGGTTTTTGGTAATCTTCAATAAAAAGATTTTTAAATTTTGTATAATTTTCACGTATGCCGATAGCTTGAAACGAATAAAAAGAGACCGCTGCAACCACAGACAACCCAATGGTAAGTATCAAAACCAGAGGGTTAGAGATTAGCATGCCTGCCCCCAAAAACGTGAGAAGTCCTACAAGACCAGCATATCCAGAAATGCCCGCAGAAATGCACGCCAACAAGGTCACGACACCAAAAAATAATTTCTGGCCTCTATCGAGTATCGTTTTTTCTTTTATATTTTCTTCAAGGGTCTTAAACGTTTTTTGTTTTTGAGGCTGAAAGCCGGCACTATCAAGCATGGCTTTCCCGCGGCTTAATAAGCAAACTATTCCATTACATAAGGAAAGTACTATCGCCAAGCCAAGGCTAAGGCCAAAAGGCGCTCCTAAAGTACTTAATAATCCCAGACAAAATACCATACACAGCGCCATGGAGGTAACGACTTTGCCAATGACCAATGGCACTCCTTTTATTAGCCTGTTTCTATTTTGAGTTGGTGTTCTCGCAAATTCCTGGCCATTGCTAGAGCAGCTAGCAATCTGTAAGACTTCCTGCTTAGACAATCTTTTTCCACCCGAAAGTATCTCTCCCCACTTAAAGGTAAGAAAACTCCAAAAATAGTGAGAAAAAGGACGATTAAGAAGATCTGTTATTCGAAGATCCCCGTTTAGAATGGCTTGTTGAACTTTTTGCGATTCTTCTTTAGTAAATTGATATTGGTTGAAAGAGGTAATAATCCAATCTTTTTGAGTACGAAATTTTCTTCTTAAAACCATTAACACTTCGGGACGTTTATGATTAGCAAAGTCGATTTGATCTTCTTCTAATAAACTAACTATTTCTTTCATTACAATAAATCCTTTTTTAATACAAACTGCGTAGCTTATTTATAAATTCACAAGAATTCCATTAAATTTTTATTTCAATCATCAATAGGTATGATCCTGTTAAATTTTCATTAGAAAGATTTGACATACTTTGCGAGTTACATTCTAATCATGTTTTTTTCATGATCATGGACAATCATGGCATTATTGAGTTTTCTAAAACCTGCTCCATATCTTGATGAAATTCAGGATAAAAACGTTGTTAAACGACAATATCGTTATTGGCGTATTCGCACCTTTTATGCAATGTATATAGGGTATGCGTTGTTTTATTTTACGCGAAAGAGTTTTACCTTCGTGATGCCTGCGTTACAAAGCACCTTGGGGATGACTAAAACTGAACTGGGAATGATCGCCAGCATTTTGAGCTTAAGTTACGGCATCAGCAAATTTTTGAGCGGAATTCTTGGTGATAAATCTAATCCTCGTTATTTAATGGCGATCGGACTGATATTGACAGGTGTTTTTAATATTTTGTTTGGATTGTCTTCTACCTGGTGGTTATTTGCTATTTTTTGGGGATTGAATGGTTGGTTTCAAGGGTGGGGCTGGCCAGGGTGTACTAAATTATTAACACATTGGTATTCTCAATCGGAGCGTGGCCGTTGGTGGAGTCTTTGGAATACATCACACAACGTTGGTGGTGCATTAATTCCTTTGATTGTTGCTGTGTGCGCGCAATACTTCGGCTGGCGTTCAGCCATGTTTGTGCCTGGGATCATTTGCATTTTAGGAGGTGTTTTTTTAATCAATCGTTTAAGAGATACCCCACAATCACTTGGCTTACCCGCGATAGAGCAATATCATGAAGATTTTTCTGGTTCCGCAAATCACCACAAAGAAAAAACAGAACTGTCAGTCAAAGAAATACTTTGGAATTATGTGTTATGCAACCAATATATTTGGATACTGTCCATTTCCTATTTGTTTATTTACATCGTTCGAACGGCCATTAATGATTGGAGCATGTTGTATTTAACGGAAGTGAAAGAGTATTCCTTAATAACAGCAGGCAGTTGTGTCATATGGTTTGAGGTTGGTGGTTTTTTTGGAAATCTGGTTGCCGGCTGGTCTTCTGATAAAATATTTCAAGGTAAACGCAATCCAATCAATGTTCTCTTTACTGCAGGCGTATTTGCCACTTTGTTGCTGTTTACGTTAACGAGGGCATATACACCGTTCCTCGATGCTTTGTTTCTTTTTTTCTTTGGTTTTTTTATCTTTGGGCCACAAATGATGATTGGTATGGCCTGTGCGGAATTAGCACATAAAAAAGCAGCGGCGACTGCAACTGGCTTTGCCGGATTTTTTGCTTATTGTTTAGGTGCTGTTCTGGCTGGTGCTCCTTTGGGTGCAATTATCAAAAATTACGGCTGGGATAATTTCTTCCTTACATTGTTTGTTTGCTGCTTGGTTCCATTATTTTTGATGCTGCCACTCTGGCATGTGAAAGTTAATCCAAAGTATCGTCAATCAGAATTTTCAGGCAAATCAGAGTTTGCTCAGTGATTGGCTCCGGCTCTATCCCAAATAAAGGGGTATTTTAATCAAGTTAGCAAGTGTTTCCGGAATGAGCGATCAAATGCGGCAGGAATCGGCGCTTATTTCGCTCTGGAATACACTGCTAACCCAATAACGAAGCCCTTATTGCATGGGATTATGTCTTGCAAATCCGTTTTGAGGCCTATTGTCATATTCCTGTCGTTTGGCAGGATCAATTAAAATATTATAGGCTACCCCAAGTTTCTTAAAACGTTCCGTTCGTGCTTCTATATTTTCACCTGCTTGTATTCTATCAGGATGCCAAGCCATTGCTAACTTTTTATAGGCTTTTTTTATCTCTCCCAAGCTTGCATCTTCGTTAACGCCTAATACTTTGTAGGGATTAAATTTTATTTCATCTCTATTCGCGAATCTGAAATATTCCTCAGTCTCGTTAACTTGGGGTTGTTGTGCAAAAAATCGATTTTTTCTCTGATTTCGATTATGAAAATATTGATCATAAATTTCTTTAATCCTGGGATCATTCAAGTTTTCAGAAGTAAAAAGTGACGCATGACGTGGTCGTGTTTGATGATAGAAACGATCATTATCTTTATGTGCAAGCATAATTTTAGCAGCGGTGAAAGGTGTAAATAAATTTATCAATCTCGAATTTATAAATTGAATAGCTATGCCAGGATCGTTTTCTAGCGCGTTAATAAGCATAGGATTATCTAAAGCAATAAGTTGAGGATTATGAGGGGTAAATGGAGGAACGTTTTGTAGCTTTAGGTGTGCTCTATGATTCAAAAGTAAGTCTGTCGCTTGCTTGACAGAAAATAATGACATGTTTTCATAAGAATTCATAAATGCTATTGCTGCATTTTTATTCTCAGTGGCCATTAAGAAATTAAATAATAGCTCAACATGAGTAGGATGTTTAATGAAATATTTTTTGTAAGCTCTTGCGTTAGCTGGATCAGTGGCTTTAATTAATAATTGCTGATAGATCTCTTTAACTTGAGGATTTTTTAAGCTTTCTTCACTAAAAGCATACTCATGACGAGCTAAAGTATGACTGAAAAAACTGCTATTATCACGGTGAGTTAGTAAGATTTTAGCAAATTCTAAAGGGCTTAATAAAGCACCTAGTCTACAGTTTATAAATCTTGCAGCTTCAGCAGAATCACCTTTTAACGCTTCAATAATCGTAGGGTTGTCCATAGAAATAAAGCGTGGGTTATCTGCATCGAATAAAGAAAATTGTTGGCCTATATTTGCCCTGTGTTTGAAAAGCACAGCTATAGCTTGCTTAGGAGATAATAAAGACATTACTTCGCTAGAACTCATGAATACTTTAGCGACATCATAGTTTTGCATTGCTGCTTCAAAAATATAGGGCTTATCTTTAAAAAAATTAAAAACCTCATTATTTTCTATATTATCTTTAATGAATTGCGCATGGGTTTCATTAATTTGACTTTCTAAACGTTCAATTTCAGACAGAGCTTTTTTAAGGCTCGCCTCTTTTCTATTTGCTTCTCCTTCTTTTTCTGTGGTTTGGAGGCTTTTAAACGGAGTTGTAGTAAACAATGATGCTATTGAGAACTCAATATTATTAAAAGTTACATAACTTAAATCTACCTCTTTTCCTGTGTTTAATGCTTGCTCCAGAGCAGATCTATCAGGATACTCCACTTTAAATAGCACCCAACCTTTCTTATCTGAATCATAAGAAGCTGTAGCGTACCTAAACTCATTCATCTTATGCTCAGAATCAAATATTCTACCTTTTTTAATGTTTTGAATTTGAGGATTATCGATGTCAGTGAGTTGGTTTGAAAAAATATAAAATATGTTCATTAGAATGCCATGATGTTAAATTGTGGGCCAATTCTATTAAAGTTAGCAATAATAGTCAATCAACCGCCCAATTTATCCAGCAAGCGTAGGTCGGGCCTTAGCCCGACAAAATCCACGTTATTCTCCAAACTGATTCATTGTGTGTAATGTATCAGAGCAAGCCCAATCACTGGTTATAATTCCTTTTTGAATATATCTATGAATACTGGAGTATTTCCAATCAGATGCTTTTTGGACATAGCCATGTTTCACAATGAATATAACAAGGCTTACGAAAAGCCCCTGGGGTATAGAGATATCCTTGATGTGATAAGATAAGAGGTTATACCGCAAAATTTGTTGGTACATATTCATCCAAAAATATATAATCCATAAAATCCTGATGAAGGCAAATGGTAAAAATGTGTTACCCATTAAAGGTCATCTTGGTAACATTTAACACTTTATCTGTAGCGGAAGAAGAAGATAACTTTATGAATTATTATTCGATTTTATTGACCATTAAACGACTCATTACCGGTTTACTCCCGATACTACTGGTTGCTTGTACGCACCAGCAATCTAATGGTCCGGATCACTATGTGATCAAGGGGAAAACATATCATGTAATGAAATCTGCTAAAAATTACAAAGCAAAAGGAATTGCTTCCTGGTATGGGTCACACGCCCGACATAAAAAAACATCGACAGGAGAGCGCTACAACATGTATGCGATGACAGCAGCCCATCCAACACTCCCATTTGCTACACGAGTACGGGTAAAAAACCTGAATAATGGGCGATCGATTGTGGTTCGGATTAATGATCGAGGTCCTTTTTTATCGAACAGGCTAATTGATTTATCCTATGCTGCCGCTAAAAAACTCGGTATAAAAGGCATTGCCCCTGTTGAAATTGAAGTCGTTTGAAATGGCTAAGAAGTATGCGCGAGCGTAGCCTTGATGAAGCGCAGCGTAATCAAGGCTACGCTTGCTGGGCGTTCAGTCGGGAAAAACATCTAGGAATTTCTGTCACCCGACAGGGCAACTCTCGCATCTCCACTTATGACTGGATCGGCATTTGGTTTACCAATATCCTTGGTTGGTTTTTTAAAAATTGATGAGTTGAGTAATAGACTTGTAGCGGTATTATTATTGGTAAAGGTAACCTTTTTCCGAAACTCTTCTAATTCAGTGAGTTTTAGTGAGGTACTCGATTCCACCATGGCTATAAATTCTTCGTCTTCCGGACTGGCATAAAAGCCACCTAACTCCTTCCATAATTGCTGTTTGGCTGGTTCTCTAATAAATTCCCAAATTGACAGAATATTGTCTTTAAGATTAGTAATTAATTCAATTAACTGGTGGTATTCCTTTTCTGATTTTAATGGAATCTTTTGTTGAAGGTAATTCATACAAAGACCGGACACAATTTTGTTTTTCCTGGACTCAAGAGCCCGGTCTAAGGCATATTCCAGATTAATAAACTCTTTTAAATCGGGTTCATAAATAAATACCTGTCCCGTTTCCAGTTCATAATACCAACCATGAATTGTTAACTCCTTATGGGTTGTTTTTTCGATGACCAGTGGATAGGTTTTCAAATGTTCCATTTGGAGCAGAATATTCTTCTTGGTAGCAATCTCAAGTTCTCGAGTGAGGGCATTAGTTT
Above is a genomic segment from Legionella pneumophila subsp. pascullei containing:
- the pgtP gene encoding MFS transporter, whose product is MALLSFLKPAPYLDEIQDKNVVKRQYRYWRIRTFYAMYIGYALFYFTRKSFTFVMPALQSTLGMTKTELGMIASILSLSYGISKFLSGILGDKSNPRYLMAIGLILTGVFNILFGLSSTWWLFAIFWGLNGWFQGWGWPGCTKLLTHWYSQSERGRWWSLWNTSHNVGGALIPLIVAVCAQYFGWRSAMFVPGIICILGGVFLINRLRDTPQSLGLPAIEQYHEDFSGSANHHKEKTELSVKEILWNYVLCNQYIWILSISYLFIYIVRTAINDWSMLYLTEVKEYSLITAGSCVIWFEVGGFFGNLVAGWSSDKIFQGKRNPINVLFTAGVFATLLLFTLTRAYTPFLDALFLFFFGFFIFGPQMMIGMACAELAHKKAAATATGFAGFFAYCLGAVLAGAPLGAIIKNYGWDNFFLTLFVCCLVPLFLMLPLWHVKVNPKYRQSEFSGKSEFAQ
- a CDS encoding septal ring lytic transglycosylase RlpA family protein; the protein is MNYYSILLTIKRLITGLLPILLVACTHQQSNGPDHYVIKGKTYHVMKSAKNYKAKGIASWYGSHARHKKTSTGERYNMYAMTAAHPTLPFATRVRVKNLNNGRSIVVRINDRGPFLSNRLIDLSYAAAKKLGIKGIAPVEIEVV
- a CDS encoding J domain-containing protein, encoding MNIFYIFSNQLTDIDNPQIQNIKKGRIFDSEHKMNEFRYATASYDSDKKGWVLFKVEYPDRSALEQALNTGKEVDLSYVTFNNIEFSIASLFTTTPFKSLQTTEKEGEANRKEASLKKALSEIERLESQINETHAQFIKDNIENNEVFNFFKDKPYIFEAAMQNYDVAKVFMSSSEVMSLLSPKQAIAVLFKHRANIGQQFSLFDADNPRFISMDNPTIIEALKGDSAEAARFINCRLGALLSPLEFAKILLTHRDNSSFFSHTLARHEYAFSEESLKNPQVKEIYQQLLIKATDPANARAYKKYFIKHPTHVELLFNFLMATENKNAAIAFMNSYENMSLFSVKQATDLLLNHRAHLKLQNVPPFTPHNPQLIALDNPMLINALENDPGIAIQFINSRLINLFTPFTAAKIMLAHKDNDRFYHQTRPRHASLFTSENLNDPRIKEIYDQYFHNRNQRKNRFFAQQPQVNETEEYFRFANRDEIKFNPYKVLGVNEDASLGEIKKAYKKLAMAWHPDRIQAGENIEARTERFKKLGVAYNILIDPAKRQEYDNRPQNGFARHNPMQ
- a CDS encoding gamma-glutamylcyclotransferase, which translates into the protein MQEESKKEDSSMVGENFPIYVSGFQRGWIERGTPIGFSTIYLGVVPKKNSIINAVYFKLNDPSQIKNYDKRENTYCRIKVPRDDIQALSSINLPEGQFWIYTTSGKQLAAPSSDYPIVQSYVDIFLSGCFSIEEKYHLKNFARDCIKTTSNWSGHWVNDRIYPRTAFDNIPYVAKIDPLLAVELPQFFKLIKIE
- a CDS encoding lpg2552 family Dot/Icm T4SS effector; the protein is MKEIVSLLEEDQIDFANHKRPEVLMVLRRKFRTQKDWIITSFNQYQFTKEESQKVQQAILNGDLRITDLLNRPFSHYFWSFLTFKWGEILSGGKRLSKQEVLQIASCSSNGQEFARTPTQNRNRLIKGVPLVIGKVVTSMALCMVFCLGLLSTLGAPFGLSLGLAIVLSLCNGIVCLLSRGKAMLDSAGFQPQKQKTFKTLEENIKEKTILDRGQKLFFGVVTLLACISAGISGYAGLVGLLTFLGAGMLISNPLVLILTIGLSVVAAVSFYSFQAIGIRENYTKFKNLFIEDYQKPYGLLRCALLGMVSTVFLAVYATLTWFTTVSGVNKLFNALGATPDTLLAHFIAMICTSTTMVVNTFSQVYKVFNPKTYVDLKEKFESIYQPPEENLTRAQKIQHGVINMLKLFALIGDSLAYSVAGGIRSGIHIGETLGETIGAKFALTITMAILSPVILVFVSIAFTWPTVFDRKKSIPCPSEMDKPLIEKMSRSQTSDVLQNNTLLSTSEKSSKPDDSNIRQAGLRFFDVRLNEECTHKPNGSPTLESRTVFASPSP
- a CDS encoding DMT family transporter, whose translation is MKNTARRKGIVFIIISYIILSADEPVIAKLIQLGNNFTIHGRNPISFCNLLFIGSLMGALTLLLTQYKNFRTFNFKTLTSKDWAWLFTSAFFIGFLTPTLFFFGIMYANIINVILLSTLNAPITLFAAWLIFSEKPNMRLILASLITISGSFVIVLIQQWTATNEKPITHITSTGPLYDFLAATPNSGEICVFLGVVSSTISTLISFHAVTILPGGIFNTFRMGLGAVFFFFIALTLFGWGHFSDLLSPFLWKWMILYGPIIVGMGMFFNYLGLQHIKVADDVIASSLTPLSSIVFSYLILGEIPGVAQIIGGCIIFTGIVLAMREQIRHL
- a CDS encoding carbonic anhydrase; translated protein: MLIKLMLGLLEFKKKPFIGMRDLFEQLSTGQNPETLFITCSDSRIVPSLITQAAPGDLFSIRNIGNIIPPYPSSYSETGAIEYALKVLEIKDIIICGHSNCGAMKGLLTPHIEEHLPAVASWLNHSQAVLQEMHEERMTETNALTRELEIATKKNILLQMEHLKTYPLVIEKTTHKELTIHGWYYELETGQVFIYEPDLKEFINLEYALDRALESRKNKIVSGLCMNYLQQKIPLKSEKEYHQLIELITNLKDNILSIWEFIREPAKQQLWKELGGFYASPEDEEFIAMVESSTSLKLTELEEFRKKVTFTNNNTATSLLLNSSIFKKPTKDIGKPNADPVISGDARVALSGDRNS
- a CDS encoding DUF2306 domain-containing protein; its protein translation is MTITTTTITSPQETRYIDLSSRYFYYASRILAFITWLSCGLFGIYILLFYANSLISGSASRWNTVLPNLYIKSHTASTLGIAIHFTAGGIILAMGFLQLLSITRHHAPGLHRWLGRIYVFAATLAGIGGLTFIASTGTIGGLVMDIGFGLYGLLMILCALQTYRYARQLKFDNHHAWAIRLFALAIGSWLYRMEYGFWFLMTNKLWHTQTFHGPFDFVMAFFFYLPNLLVAEAYLRGRSAQVGQFSKLIAGTVMNLASGLLAVATYFFATQYWLPAIWGHSIR